One Burkholderia vietnamiensis LMG 10929 genomic window carries:
- a CDS encoding zinc-dependent alcohol dehydrogenase family protein produces MHAWQVKPGDGIAGLRRIDATARAVGPTDVVVKIHSASLNYRDLMFARGDYLGIGTDALIPVADGAGEVVETGRDVTRFKPGDRVINSYFPRWIDGPPTPHKVSGSPGAQFDGVLAERFVSDEAALVAIPPHLDYDEAATLSCAGITTWNALFVDGALRPGATVVLLGTGGVSIVALQLAHAAGLRTIVTSSSDAKLERARTLGADATINYRAIPDWQHEVLRLTGGDGADLVVEVGGRDTLPRSVAATKIGGTVSVIGGLSSFGGPELGLLSLIGGLRRLHGLMVGSRAMLDDVVRVVDAQRIKPVVDRVFGFDEAPHAYAYLQSGQHFGKVVIRVAS; encoded by the coding sequence ATGCACGCATGGCAAGTCAAACCGGGCGACGGCATTGCCGGGCTACGCCGCATCGACGCGACCGCGCGCGCCGTCGGGCCGACCGACGTCGTCGTGAAGATCCACTCGGCCTCATTGAACTATCGCGACCTGATGTTCGCGCGCGGCGACTATCTCGGCATCGGCACCGACGCGCTGATCCCCGTCGCCGACGGCGCCGGCGAAGTCGTCGAAACGGGCCGCGACGTCACCCGCTTCAAGCCGGGCGACCGCGTGATCAACAGCTACTTTCCGCGCTGGATCGACGGGCCGCCGACGCCGCACAAGGTATCGGGTTCGCCGGGCGCGCAATTCGACGGCGTGCTCGCGGAACGGTTCGTGTCCGACGAAGCCGCGCTCGTCGCGATTCCGCCACATCTGGACTACGACGAAGCGGCGACGCTGTCGTGTGCGGGCATCACCACGTGGAACGCACTGTTCGTCGACGGCGCGCTGCGGCCGGGCGCGACCGTCGTGCTGCTCGGCACCGGCGGGGTGTCGATCGTCGCGCTGCAGCTCGCGCACGCGGCCGGGCTGCGCACGATCGTCACGTCGTCGAGCGACGCGAAGCTCGAACGCGCCCGCACACTCGGTGCGGACGCAACCATCAACTACCGGGCGATACCCGACTGGCAGCACGAAGTCCTGCGGCTCACCGGCGGCGACGGTGCGGATCTGGTCGTCGAAGTCGGCGGCCGCGATACGCTGCCGCGCTCGGTCGCCGCGACGAAGATCGGCGGCACCGTGTCGGTGATCGGCGGCCTCAGCAGCTTCGGCGGTCCGGAGCTCGGGCTGCTGTCGCTGATCGGCGGCTTGCGGCGGCTGCACGGCTTGATGGTCGGCAGCCGCGCGATGCTCGACGACGTCGTGCGCGTGGTCGACGCGCAACGGATCAAGCCGGTGGTCGATCGCGTGTTCGGCTTCGACGAAGCGCCGCACGCGTACGCGTACCTGCAGTCCGGGCAGCACTTCGGCAAGGTGGTGATTCGCGTCGCGTCGTAA
- a CDS encoding porin, with protein MRRIVVPAGIGAIFAIAAPSAFAQSSVTLYGLVDTAIRYQTNAAPDGKDLIGMTVGPETHSRWGLRGSEDLGGGLAAIFRLENGFELGDGKLHVANTLFSRQAYVGLSSDRYGALTFGNQYAPVYDTMGDIFDPMTVGDYWQDSWAYNGIGNFLTVQNSVKYKFAYRGFSVDAIYGFGNHAGAMGLDSTYGVELTYAQGPASVNAGYQQTSVSSLNGSAVNGAKVSFLHLSGAYQITPTVRLLAGWLHGQDKTGTTDFNMQQSGAPTLNGSSPNRIDDTFYVGANWQATAPLLITVAGYYGHARNAERLDGTLGSGINYSATVLAEYSLSKHTEVYGTVDFARGNGAFAADYPGATNRLTGKVDQIGRTNNVGAAIGLRQMF; from the coding sequence ATGAGACGTATCGTCGTTCCCGCCGGTATCGGCGCGATTTTCGCTATTGCAGCACCTTCCGCGTTCGCGCAGAGTTCGGTCACGTTGTACGGCCTCGTCGATACGGCCATCCGTTATCAGACGAATGCCGCACCCGACGGCAAGGACCTGATCGGCATGACGGTCGGCCCGGAAACGCACAGCCGCTGGGGCTTGCGCGGCAGTGAGGATCTCGGCGGCGGCCTGGCCGCGATCTTCCGTCTCGAGAACGGCTTCGAACTCGGCGACGGCAAGCTGCACGTCGCGAACACGCTGTTCAGCCGGCAGGCGTACGTCGGGCTGTCGAGCGACCGCTACGGCGCGCTGACGTTCGGTAACCAGTACGCTCCGGTGTACGACACGATGGGCGACATCTTCGACCCGATGACCGTCGGCGATTACTGGCAGGACAGCTGGGCCTACAACGGGATCGGCAACTTCCTGACCGTGCAGAACTCGGTCAAGTACAAGTTCGCGTACCGCGGCTTCAGCGTCGATGCGATCTACGGCTTCGGCAATCATGCCGGCGCGATGGGCCTCGACAGCACCTACGGCGTCGAACTGACCTATGCGCAAGGGCCTGCGTCGGTCAACGCCGGCTATCAGCAGACCTCGGTGTCGTCGCTGAACGGCAGCGCGGTCAACGGCGCAAAGGTGAGCTTCCTGCACCTGAGCGGCGCGTACCAGATCACGCCGACCGTGCGCCTGCTCGCGGGCTGGCTGCATGGCCAGGACAAGACCGGCACGACCGACTTCAACATGCAGCAGTCGGGCGCACCGACGCTCAACGGAAGCAGCCCGAACCGGATCGACGACACGTTCTACGTCGGTGCGAACTGGCAGGCCACCGCGCCGCTGCTGATCACGGTCGCCGGCTACTACGGCCACGCGCGCAACGCGGAGCGGCTCGACGGCACGCTCGGCTCCGGCATCAACTACTCGGCGACCGTGCTGGCCGAGTACTCGCTGTCGAAGCACACCGAGGTGTACGGTACGGTCGACTTCGCGCGCGGCAACGGCGCGTTCGCGGCCGATTACCCGGGCGCGACGAACCGGCTGACGGGCAAGGTCGACCAGATCGGCCGGACCAACAACGTCGGCGCCGCGATCGGCCTGCGTCAGATGTTCTGA
- a CDS encoding LysE family transporter: protein MSTAATALLPLAGVLLLSVASPGPNFVIVTSTALARRRAGVMTALGLAAASGSWAAIAIGGLSLLVTHVAWVHTALRLAGALYLIWLGLKMVLAAGQPAAPAAPATAGGWQAARKGYVVSMTNPKAVAFYGSIFALMVLAQAPAWFDGAVVALSIAISGTWYGAMALLASHPAVRRLLVARKAALDTTAGLLLMGVGGKMLAGR, encoded by the coding sequence ATGTCGACCGCCGCCACCGCCCTGCTGCCGCTCGCCGGCGTCCTGCTGCTGAGTGTCGCCAGCCCGGGACCGAACTTCGTCATCGTCACGTCGACCGCGCTCGCCCGGCGCCGCGCCGGCGTGATGACCGCGCTGGGCCTCGCCGCCGCGTCCGGCAGCTGGGCCGCGATCGCGATCGGCGGCCTGAGCCTGCTCGTGACCCACGTTGCATGGGTGCACACGGCGCTGCGGCTCGCGGGCGCCCTCTATCTGATCTGGCTCGGTCTGAAAATGGTGCTGGCCGCCGGCCAGCCGGCAGCGCCTGCCGCGCCCGCAACGGCGGGCGGCTGGCAGGCCGCGAGAAAAGGCTATGTGGTCAGCATGACGAACCCGAAGGCCGTCGCGTTCTACGGCAGCATCTTCGCGTTGATGGTACTGGCCCAGGCGCCGGCATGGTTCGACGGCGCGGTCGTCGCGCTGTCGATCGCGATCTCCGGCACCTGGTACGGCGCGATGGCGCTGCTCGCGTCGCACCCGGCGGTGCGCCGCCTGCTGGTCGCGCGCAAGGCCGCGCTCGATACGACGGCCGGGCTGCTGCTGATGGGGGTCGGCGGGAAGATGCTGGCCGGGCGCTGA